The genomic stretch GATCCAACGCCGTTCAGCCAGAGGACGGGACGTTTGCAGAATACATCGTGGTGAAAGGGGATGTTCAGATTAAGGTGCCTGGTAACCTCAAAGACTACGAAGCAGCCACGTTGGGAATTGGGATAACAACTGCTGTATGTATTGTTCCTtcagccccccccccccctttttgttttctcacAATCACGTGGGTATGGACAATTGACGCCATCACCAGGGCCAAGGCCTGTACCaagccctctccctccccctcccttcacCAGCTTCCCCTGTCCCGGACCCGGACCCGGACCCCAGAAGAAAGATCTTGATCTACGGCGGCAGCACGGCCAccggcctcctcggcatccagTTCGCCGCTTTATCTGGATACACCATCGCCACGACTTGCTCCCCGCACAACTTCTCCCGAGTCCGGTCGCTCGTCGGCAACGGCAGCGTTTCTGCATATGACTATCGCTCTCCGACCCTAGCGTTAGACTTGAGAGCATGGGCTGGCGACGATCTGACGGTGGCATGGGACTGCATAGCGAGCACTGACTCGGCAAAGTTGTGCGCTTCTGTGCTGGCGAAGGAAGGCGGGAAGTACAGGTCTCTGCTGAGGGTGCCGGATGAGGTGGTCAAGGGGGTGAATGGCAAGGTTGACAGCGGGTTCACGTTTGCGTATACGGCCTTGGGGGAGGCGTTCAGAAAGGCGGTGGATATCCCggctgtggagggggatTTTGAGTTTGCGAAGCAGTTTTGGGAGCTGGCTAGAGAGTTGTTGGCGCAGGGAAAGGTGAAGACTGTGGAGGCGGAGGTCAAtaggggtgggaagggggggttggaaggggtgttggttgggttgcgggagttgaaggaagggagggtgaGTGGGAGAAAGTTGGTGTACACTTTTGAGAGGTGATGGCTCGGCTGATTTTTGATATGCTCTCATCTATACGGGTCTGACTCATATATCTTGATCAAACTGGGCTGAAAGACTTGTAGATTACATTAGAAAGCAGGGGTATCTTGGACTTGGGGCGTGAAGGGCTACCTAGGAACAAACTCGACAACATGCATTGAGTGATTCAGCAAAAGTCCGGCCCATGCACCCACTATGGCAGGGTGACCGTGTTTTCCTGACATCAGACAAAAGATTTTTGACCTACACCACTGGCAAGGCCTCCGCCGGCGTCCCAGCATCTGCGACAGCAGGACCAGTGTTAACcccagcagcggcagcatcAGTTTTCCTGGCGACGCCATCCACGACCCTCTGCAGGATTTCCTGATGCGCACTCGAAAACCTGGATCTGACAAAGTGTTTGACGAAAAAGTGGCAGTCGATTCCCGCAATTTCCACCAGCTCCCACTCTCCTTCGTCACCAGGCCCAAGCAACAAGTCTGGGCCGTCtagcacctcccccctcctcctgactTCGTAACtgctcctcaccaccacgcCTGCCTGGGCATTGGCTCGAACCCGGACGCCATGTTCAAAGCTCTGCATTACACACGGGATGCCCACCTCCTTAGTGCCCCAGGCGCCGAGACCAGGAATGACAGGGACCCGGTCCATCACTATAAAGGCCTGCAGCTTGGTGCCAGATTCGAGAAACAGGGGATCATCTACGACTTCCGAGACATCGAGGTGCCGCTGCTGAAAGTGGGCGACGTAGGGGTTGGCTTTGATGAGGGGCTCGTAGGCGTGGAGGCTCGCGAGGACGGCCTTGGGATCAACCCTGGCGGGGATGGGGACGCGTGTTATGACTGAGAGGGTTGGTGTGTGGGTGTTTGTGGCTGTCATTGTAGTGAACGGTGTAAGTTCTTAACGGTAGGTGGTTCTGTAGACGTGGTCAGCGcgcaaagaaaaggaagaggttCAACGTTATTATCCTGATATGGCGGCTTTGTTTCTAGATGGGCCAAACGAGGGGAGGCGCACGCAAAGTAGGCACCGCTCAAAGTCAAAGAAAGGCTGAGCTCGAGCGGCCGAGAGAATGCAAAGCTGAAGGCGCTCTCACCTGGGCGGGTGGGTGTCGGGTGTTGAGGCCAGCATAAAACTGATGAGGGCCGATATCTATACCAGAGGCAAACGACGATATGAGGTGTGATTGACCAGTGACTGTGTGTTTTATAGTATATGTGCCAGCAAGTTGCAAAACGACCGAGATAGGGATGAAAATGGCAGCAATTGTTGCTGTTTCTAGAGCTGTGTTTGGGATGCCGAGTGGATGGCTGGAGTGGGTCGAGACTGGGACCGTGTCAGTGGTCGTTCTTTCCGCACTGGTTCGTAGCTAACGGTTGGCAGAGTTTCTTTAGTATGGAGCCTTTTCACAATTGTCCAGCGCAGACAAGGTTCGAAATATACAGATACAACAACCCACGGTAGTCACACTCATTAACTGCCCGACATCCACTCCCCCGCGTTGGGACCAACATGAAACGGTCCAGGGTTGGTGGACTCGACTGTTCTAAATACGGTGTGGCTCAGCCCTCTTTGGCCGTGCAGCTGCCGCGTCGGGGGCCAAAAGGCAGACATGATGGAGGTGTCTGGCGCTTCGGTTCTTCAGCCCCGTCGACAGCCCGGTCAGTTCGCCGGGGTACAGGCCGGGGATCGCTCAAGTGGACACACAAAGGTGGGCCCAGCCTCCGGAAGGCTTGACGATCATTTCGGGAGGAGCCGTTATCAAGGTCAGTGTCGCCTCCGGCTCCGAACATTTGACAACTTACACCCACGGCTACTCCGTACTGATGGTACCTATCACAGTTGACCACCCTTCACTCCTGAGCGGACGACAGCCCTATCGGATTAGACACGTCAAAAAGAGAGCATTTTCTTGCCCCAGGCGCATTCtggcggtgaggaggacgacAAATGGGACGGGCACCTCTTCTGCATCAACTCTGCGTCAAGCTGCATGAGCGGGTCACTGCCTGTCGTCCCATGAACTTTTGATGTTCTCTTTTGATAGGGAACCCCACTGCATATTATGGAGGATGTGG from Podospora pseudopauciseta strain CBS 411.78 chromosome 3, whole genome shotgun sequence encodes the following:
- a CDS encoding hypothetical protein (COG:C; EggNog:ENOG503NX3C); its protein translation is MALPSETRAVIIASIGKAEIMSVPLPTLRDDYILVRTTAVALNPTDWKHVYGINLGPNQPTVIGTRVGCDYAGIVEQVGPKVTKAFKKGDLICGPAHGSNAVQPEDGTFAEYIVVKGDVQIKVPGNLKDYEAATLGIGITTAGQGLYQALSLPLPSPASPVPDPDPDPRRKILIYGGSTATGLLGIQFAALSGYTIATTCSPHNFSRVRSLVGNGSVSAYDYRSPTLALDLRAWAGDDLTVAWDCIASTDSAKLCASVLAKEGGKYRSLLRVPDEVVKGVNGKVDSGFTFAYTALGEAFRKAVDIPAVEGDFEFAKQFWELARELLAQGKVKTVEAEVNRGGKGGLEGVLVGLRELKEGRVSGRKLVYTFER
- a CDS encoding hypothetical protein (EggNog:ENOG503PG3P), whose translation is MTATNTHTPTLSVITRVPIPARVDPKAVLASLHAYEPLIKANPYVAHFQQRHLDVSEVVDDPLFLESGTKLQAFIVMDRVPVIPGLGAWGTKEVGIPCVMQSFEHGVRVRANAQAGVVVRSSYEVRRRGEVLDGPDLLLGPGDEGEWELVEIAGIDCHFFVKHFVRSRFSSAHQEILQRVVDGVARKTDAAAAGVNTGPAVADAGTPAEALPVVSSPFPAPTTL